In Cicer arietinum cultivar CDC Frontier isolate Library 1 chromosome 1, Cicar.CDCFrontier_v2.0, whole genome shotgun sequence, one DNA window encodes the following:
- the LOC101510735 gene encoding F-box/kelch-repeat protein At3g23880-like, translated as MSSSQQQNHHQHRINTTTRKRERNHLMKNQNKAITSFCSLLSLPFLPEELIVEILTKLPVKSLLRFRCVSKSWLSLISDRYFIKKHIFFSTKNTHFTTHHRIILSATTAEFHLKSCSISSLFNSPSTISEDLNYPVKNKFRHDGIVGSCNGFLCFAIKGDCVLLWNPSIRVSKKSPPLGNNWRPGCFTSFGLGYDHVDEDYKVVAVFCDPNQIFSESKVKVFSLATNSWRKIHDFPRGVSPYQNSSGKFVSGTLNWAANYSLGGASSFWLIVSLDLEKETYREVLPPDYEKEECSIPNLCVLKGCLCMSYDYKRSDFVVWIMKDYGVRESWVKLVTVPYLPNPEDFSYSGPYCISENGEVLLMFEFDLIVYDPRNQSFRYPRIESGKGWFDAEVYVETLVSPMNH; from the coding sequence ATGTCATCatcacaacaacaaaaccaTCACCAACACCGCATAAACACCACCACAAGAAAAAGAGAACGAAACCACTTGATGAAGAATCAAAACAAAGCTATAACATCTTTTTGTTCCCTTCTTTCATTACCCTTTCTACCTGAAGAACTCATTGTTGAAATTCTCACAAAACTTCCCGTGAAATCTCTTTTACGTTTCAGGTGTGTATCAAAATCATGGTTAAGCTTAATTTCCGATCGTTACTtcataaaaaaacacatttttttttcaacaaaaaacaCTCACTTCACAACTCACCATAGAATCATATTGAGTGCAACAACAGCTGAGTTTCACCTCAAATCTTGTTCAATTTCATCTCTTTTCAATAGCCCATCAACGATTTCTGAAGATTTAAACTACCCTGTTAAGAACAAGTTTCGCCATGATGGTATTGTTGGTTCTTGTAATGGGTTCCTCTGTTTTGCTATAAAAGGTGATTGTGTTCTTCTTTGGAACCCTTCCATTAGGGTTTCTAAAAAGTCACCACCTTTAGGGAATAATTGGAGACCTGGTTGTTTCACTTCTTTTGGACTTGGTTATGATCATGTTGATGAAGATTACAAAGTGGTTGCTGTGTTTTGTGATCCTAATCAGATTTTCAGTGAATCTAAAGTTAAGGTTTTTAGCTTGGCTACTAATTCTTGGAGAAAGATTCATGATTTCCCTCGTGGCGTTTCACCTTATCAAAATTCATCTGGAAAATTTGTTAGTGGAACTCTTAATTGGGCTGCTAATTACTCACTTGGTGGTGCTAGTTCTTTTTGGCTTATTGTTTCTTTGGATTTGGAGAAGGAAACATATAGGGAAGTTCTTCCACCTGATTATGAAAAGGAAGAGTGTTCAATTCCTAATTTGTGTGTTCTAAAGGGGTGTCTTTGCATGAGTTATGATTACAAAAGGAGTGATTTTGTTGTGTGGATTATGAAGGATTATGGTGTAAGAGAGTCTTGGGTTAAATTGGTGACAGTTCCTTATTTACCTAATCCTGAAGATTTTTCATATTCAGGACCTTATTGCATATCAGAGAATGGTGAAGTGTTGTTGATGTTTGAGTTTGACTTGATTGTGTATGACCCAAGAAACCAATCTTTTAGGTATCCTAGGATTGAGAGTGGGAAGGGTTGGTTTGATGCAGAGGTCTATGTTGAAACTTTGGTTTCACCTATGAATCATTGA
- the LOC101512567 gene encoding F-box/kelch-repeat protein At3g23880-like, whose protein sequence is MAPMGDADGQNDVAPPDPHTKRQRLNSSTKTLTPPSSSITPGDSLPTLPFELVAEILSRLPVKILMQLRCVCKSWKSLICDPKFVKKHLRVSTTRHHLFLTFLNSSREFVLTTYPLSSVFTEITATATQLDYPLNNRNRFDLIVGSCHGILCFALDQRFALLWNPSISKFAKLPSLNNPSREGSYTIYAFGYAHFSDSYKVVAVSCYESDTNGSTSNRVYKTEVKVHTLGTNSWRRIQDFPSGVPFDESGKFVNGTVNWLASTDWISSWVIVSLDLEKESYQELLQPDYGGVAVVTLTLGVLRDCLCILSHSDTFSDVWLMKEYGNKNSWTKLFRVPFMEGVGCSPYTKALHISEDDQVLLEFDSKLVVYNSRDGTFKTPQIQNINDWMVPEIYQESLISPCFQQ, encoded by the coding sequence ATGGCGCCAATGGGTGACGCCGATGGCCAAAACGACGTCGCTCCGCCTGATCCACACACCAAGAGGCAGCGTTTGAATTCCTCCACCAAAACCCTAACACCACCTTCCTCCTCCATCACTCCCGGAGATTCACTTCCCACTCTTCCATTCGAGCTCGTAGCAGAAATTCTCTCTAGACTTCCTGTAAAAATCCTCATGCAACTCCGGTGCGTCTGCAAATCCTGGAAATCTCTAATCTGCGATCCCAAATTCGTCAAAAAGCACCTTCGCGTGTCAACCACGCGCCACCACCTCTTCCTAACCTTCCTCAATTCATCACGCGAGTTCGTCCTCACGACTTACCCTCTCTCCTCCGTCTTCACAGAAATAACCGCCACCGCCACGCAGCTAGACTACCCTCTCAACAATCGAAACCGTTTCGATCTCATCGTTGGCTCTTGCCACGGCATCCTCTGCTTCGCACTCGATCAACGTTTCGCTCTTTTGTGGAACCCTTCCATTAGCAAATTTGCCAAATTGCCCTCTTTGAATAATCCATCCCGAGAGGGGAGTTACACGATCTATGCATTTGGCTATGCTCATTTCAGTGATAGTTACAAGGTGGTTGCTGTTTCGTGTTATGAATCTGATACTAATGGTAGCACAAGTAATAGGGTTTACAAAACTGAAGTAAAGGTTCATACTTTGGGTACCAATTCTTGGAGAAGGATTCAGGATTTTCCTTCTGGTGTTCCTTTTGATGAATCAGGAAAATTCGTTAATGGAACTGTTAATTGGTTAGCATCTACTGATTGGATTTCTTCATGGGTCATTGTTTCTCTTGATTTGGAGAAGGAATCTTATCAAGAACTTCTGCAGCCTGATTATGGAGGGGTAGCTGTGGTTACTTTAACCTTAGGGGTGTTGAGGGATTGTTTGTGTATACTTTCTCATAGTGATACTTTTTCAGATGTTTGGCTTATGAAGGAGTATGGAAATAAAAACTCTTGGACTAAATTGTTCCGTGTTCCTTTCATGGAAGGTGTTGGTTGTTCTCCTTATACTAAGGCACTTCATATTTCTGAAGATGATCAAGTTTTGCTGGAGTTTGATTCAAAGTTGGTTGTTTACAATTCTAGAGACGGTACTTTTAAGACTCCCCAAATTCAAAATATCAACGATTGGATGGTTCCGGAAATCTATCAAGAGAGTTTGATATCACCTTGTTTTCAACAGTAG
- the LOC101510406 gene encoding protein FAR1-RELATED SEQUENCE 7-like codes for MIVKEHPVGTELAMSNVIGEEEIDFSCDPYIGLEFLSADDALKFYISYANRMGFKVRIGQLYRSRTDGSVSSRRFVCSKEGHQLNSRTGCPAFIRVQINDSGRWVVDHFHKDHNHNLVETESENSIPKLQPKAAAAVDYSTEVTRRPRKKLLEVANDEPICSFGVINFKRLRKEELEGQPRIEPYVGQEFSSPNEAYQFYHAHAAHLGFGIRIGQLFRSKNDGLITSRRFVCSKEGFQHPSRVGCKAYLRIKSQPSGKWVVDRLEKDHNHDLGPEKERETKRLPASNILTEDVNTELVNGDIFRIDNYPVLKGGRQNHIRSDWYNMLTEYFQSRQAEDTGFFHAMEVDNGNCMSIFWADGRSRYACSQFGDVLVVDTSYRKSVYMVPFATFVGVNHHKQPVLLGCALIADESEESFTWLFQTWLRAMSGRQPLSVIADQDVSIQRAIAKVFPVTHHRFSLWQIKAKEQEYAGLLGNGFTKDYEKCVYLNQTVDEFDTAWNALLVKYGLKDNDWLKEMYEKRASWVPFYLKGTFSAGIPMKESMESFFGALLNGQTPLTEFIPRYERGLERRREEERKEDFNTSNFQPFLQTKEPVEEQCRRLYTLAIFKVFQKELLQCYSYLGFKIYEEGPLSRYLVRKCGNEMEKHVVTFNASNLDISCSCQMFEYEGVLCRHVLRVFQILELSEVPSRYILHRWTRNAEDGVFPDIESWSSSQELKSLMLWSLRETASKYIDAGASSIEKYKLAYEILREGGRKLCWNR; via the coding sequence ATGATTGTAAAGGAACATCCTGTTGGGACTGAACTGGCAATGAGTAATGTTATTGGGGAGGAGGAAatagatttttcttgtgatcCATACATAGGGTTAGAATTTTTGTCTGCAGATGATGCACTTAAGTTTTATATATCATATGCTAATCGTATGGGATTTAAAGTACGGATTGGTCAACTTTATCGGTCGAGAACTGATGGGTCTGTTTCTTCTCGAAGATTTGTGTGTTCGAAGGAGGGACATCAGCTCAACTCGAGAACTGGTTGTCCAGCATTCATAAGGGTACAAATAAATGATTCTGGAAGGTGGGTTGTTGATCATTTTCACAAGGACCATAACCATAATCTTGTTGAAACAGAAAGTGAAAATTCGATTCCAAAATTGCAGCCAAAGGCCGCTGCAGCTGTTGATTATTCTACTGAAGTCACTCGCAGGCCAAGGAAAAAATTGCTTGAAGTAGCCAATGATGAACCTATTTGTTCCTTTGGCGTTATTAATTTCAAGCGCTTGAGAAAGGAAGAGCTTGAAGGACAGCCTAGGATTGAACCATATGTTGGTCAAGAGTTCAGTTCCCCTAATGAGGCCTACCAATTTTATCATGCTCATGCAGCGCATTTGGGTTTTGGAATTCGAATTGGTCAATTGTTTCGTTCTAAAAATGACGGGTTGATTACATCCCGACGCTTTGTGTGTTCAAAAGAAGGGTTCCAGCACCCTTCAAGAGTTGGTTGTAAGGCTTACTTAAGGATCAAGAGCCAACCATCAGGAAAGTGGGTAGTCGACCGTCTTGAAAAAGATCATAATCATGATCTAGGCCCTGAAAAGGAACGCGAGACAAAAAGGCTTCCTGCTTCTAATATTCTGACTGAGGATGTAAATACTGAATTGGTGAATGGCGACATATTTAGGATAGATAACTACCCTGTCCTAAAAGGAGGTAGACAAAATCACATTAGAAGTGATTGGTACAACATGCTTACAGAGTATTTTCAATCAAGACAAGCAGAAGATACAGGATTCTTTCATGCCATGGAAGTTGATAATGGTAATTGCATGAGCATATTTTGGGCTGATGGCAGATCTAGATACGCATGTAGTCAGTTTGGCGATGTCCTTGTTGTAGACACATCATATAGAAAGAGCGTCTATATGGTACCATTTGCTACTTTTGTTGGAGTTAACCACCACAAGCAACCTGTGCTTCTTGGATGTGCTCTAATTGCTGATGAATCTGAAGAGTCTTTCACTTGGTTGTTTCAGACATGGCTTAGAGCAATGTCTGGCCGGCAGCCTCTGTCAGTAATAGCTGATCAAGACGTTTCAATTCAGAGGGCAATAGCAAAAGTCTTTCCAGTAACCCATCACCGCTTTTCGTTGTGGCAAATTAAGGCAAAGGAACAAGAGTATGCAGGTTTGCTGGGTAATGGATTCACAAAAGATTATGAAAAGTGTGTTTACCTGAACCAGACGGTTGATGAATTTGACACTGCATGGAATGCTCTACTCGTCAAATATGGATTGAAGGACAATGATTGGCTAAAAGAAATGTATGAGAAGCGTGCATCCTGGGTTCCATTCTATTTAAAGGGCACATTTTCTGCTGGAATTCCCATGAAAGAAAGCATGGAATCATTCTTTGGTGCACTTTTAAATGGCCAAACACCTCTCACAGAGTTCATTCCACGGTATGAAAGAGGTCTTGAGCGACGTcgtgaagaagaaagaaaagaggATTTTAATACTTCTAATTTTCAACCATTTTTGCAAACTAAAGAACCAGTAGAAGAACAATGTAGAAGGCTTTACACTCTTGCAATATTCAAAGTATTTCAAAAAGAGCTTTTGCAGTGCTATAGTTACCTTGGGTTTAAAATCTACGAAGAAGGTCCCCTCAGCAGATATTTGGTGCGTAAGTGTGGAAATGAGATGGAGAAGCATGTTGTTACATTCAATGCATCCAATCTTGACATTAGTTGTAGCTGTCAGATGTTTGAATATGAAGGTGTTCTTTGTAGACATGTGTTGAGGGTTTTCCAAATATTGGAATTAAGTGAAGTTCCTTCGCGCTACATCTTACATCGATGGACAAGAAATGCCGAAGATGGTGTTTTCCCTGACATAGAATCATGGAGTAGCTCTCAGGAGCTAAAAAGTTTGATGCTATGGAGTCTAAGAGAAACAGCGTCTAAATACATAGATGCTGGTGCATCATCCATTGAAAAGTATAAACTTGCCTATGAGATTTTGCGTGAGGGTGGGAGAAAGCTGTGTTGGAACAGGTGA